A window of Marinobacter salarius contains these coding sequences:
- the rpoD gene encoding RNA polymerase sigma factor RpoD, producing MSGNSQKSRLKDLIARGKEQGYLTYAEVNDHLPEDIADPDQVEDIIRMINDMGIQVSEVAPDADTLLMTDGDSTADEAAAAEAAAALAAVESDAGRTTDPVRMYMREMGTVELLTREGEIVIAKRIEEGIRDVMAAVAHFPGITGTVIQAYDRIIENEGRLSDIVSGFLDPDGAEPFMEEDTTPDTSSTSDDSSDDDDDDDSEEETESGPDPEETRLRFELLKEKLDAADASLAKHGRGHKKTQEALNELGQVFAPFKLGNKAFDELVNVVRSTNDLVRENERAIMKICVRECKMPRKDFIKSFPGNETSLDWAEKMSKGKKPYAPLIAERIDEIVRLQKRIANIQTEVDLDVSDIKEINRRVSIGEAKARRAKKEMVEANLRLVISIAKKYTNRGLQFLDLIQEGNIGLMKAVDKFEYRRGYKFSTYATWWIRQAITRSIADQARTIRIPVHMIETINKLNRISRQMLQEMGREPTPEELGERMEMPEDKIRKVLKIAKEPISMETPIGDDEDSHLGDFIEDIQALSPVDSATAEGLREATRSVLSGLTARESKVLRMRFGIEMNTDHTLEEVGKQFDVTRERIRQIEAKALRKLRHPSRSDHLRGFIDDQGNG from the coding sequence ATGTCAGGCAATTCGCAGAAATCACGTCTTAAAGACCTCATTGCACGAGGCAAGGAACAAGGTTACCTGACTTACGCCGAGGTAAACGACCACCTCCCGGAAGACATTGCTGACCCGGACCAGGTCGAAGACATCATTCGCATGATCAACGACATGGGCATCCAAGTGTCTGAAGTGGCACCGGACGCAGACACGCTGCTGATGACCGACGGCGACTCCACCGCTGACGAAGCTGCGGCCGCTGAAGCCGCTGCGGCACTCGCAGCCGTGGAATCCGACGCTGGCCGCACCACGGACCCGGTCCGCATGTACATGCGCGAAATGGGCACCGTGGAGCTGCTGACTCGCGAAGGCGAAATTGTCATTGCCAAGCGCATCGAGGAAGGTATCCGTGATGTCATGGCCGCCGTGGCCCACTTTCCCGGCATCACCGGTACCGTTATCCAGGCCTACGACCGCATCATCGAGAACGAAGGCCGCCTCAGCGACATCGTCTCCGGCTTCCTCGACCCCGACGGCGCCGAGCCGTTCATGGAGGAAGACACTACCCCGGACACGTCCAGCACCTCGGACGATTCATCCGACGACGATGACGATGACGACAGCGAAGAAGAAACCGAAAGCGGTCCGGATCCGGAAGAAACCCGTCTGCGTTTTGAGCTGCTGAAAGAAAAGCTCGATGCCGCCGACGCAAGCCTGGCCAAACACGGCCGCGGCCACAAGAAAACCCAGGAAGCCCTGAACGAATTGGGCCAGGTATTTGCCCCGTTCAAGCTGGGCAACAAGGCGTTTGACGAACTGGTGAACGTCGTTCGCTCCACCAACGATCTGGTGCGGGAGAACGAGCGGGCGATCATGAAAATCTGCGTACGCGAGTGCAAGATGCCGCGTAAGGATTTCATCAAGTCGTTCCCCGGTAACGAAACCAGCCTGGACTGGGCCGAGAAGATGTCCAAGGGCAAAAAGCCCTATGCACCTCTGATTGCTGAGCGCATCGACGAAATTGTCCGCCTGCAGAAGCGCATTGCCAATATCCAGACCGAAGTGGACCTGGACGTTTCCGACATCAAGGAAATCAACCGCCGCGTTTCCATCGGCGAAGCCAAGGCCCGCCGTGCCAAGAAGGAAATGGTGGAAGCCAACCTGCGTCTGGTTATCTCCATTGCCAAGAAGTACACCAACCGCGGCCTGCAGTTCCTCGATCTGATTCAGGAAGGCAACATCGGCCTGATGAAGGCGGTCGACAAATTCGAGTATCGCCGTGGCTACAAGTTCTCCACCTACGCCACATGGTGGATTCGTCAGGCCATCACCCGCTCCATCGCGGACCAGGCCCGCACCATCCGTATTCCGGTGCACATGATCGAAACCATCAACAAACTCAACCGCATCTCCCGTCAGATGCTGCAGGAGATGGGCCGCGAGCCCACGCCGGAAGAGTTGGGCGAGCGCATGGAAATGCCCGAGGACAAGATCCGCAAGGTACTGAAGATCGCCAAGGAACCGATCTCCATGGAAACCCCGATCGGTGATGACGAAGACAGCCACCTGGGCGACTTCATTGAAGATATCCAGGCCCTGTCACCTGTTGACTCCGCTACCGCTGAAGGCCTCCGCGAAGCTACCCGCTCCGTGCTCTCCGGCCTGACCGCGCGCGAGTCCAAGGTGCTGCGCATGCGCTTCGGTATCGAAATGAACACCGACCACACCCTGGAAGAAGTGGGCAAACAGTTTGACGTAACCCGCGAGCGAATCCGCCAGATCGAAGCCAAGGCCCTGCGCAAACTGCGCCATCCTTCCCGCTCCGATCACCTGCGCGGCTTCATTGACGATCAGGGCAACGGATAA